From Dreissena polymorpha isolate Duluth1 chromosome 15, UMN_Dpol_1.0, whole genome shotgun sequence, a single genomic window includes:
- the LOC127860028 gene encoding cytochrome P450 3A19-like has translation MSFISPVFGSRSIQFVNGPEARERRRKYDMYLRKDAVHSHFYTFKQIADETTCQLGALEDPDHVTIYDVAFQMACRAVGVALFEEYFSHDDNILTFKALYEQFWPVLEKNFTSGLPEEGMDESEHFYSIVQDVHHIVRSMIEDHVTSGTDRKFIDVVMESNLDQTTVYGDILVYLVGGFHSVSTTLTWCLYHAALYPQMQTRIHGELSHVLGRAHIQPSALPELKYLRWFIDETLRLRYVAPVATRLSGNNTKIQGYHVPEQTQIIHALGVVMNSETYWEHPERFNPERFDTSENSDKAKRSPLAFCPFGFAGRRMCPGKAFFYDEALIFLGTLIRAFEFSLAPETPTNMAITEGLLTRPRDKVVLKIKKRTCE, from the exons ATGTCCTTCATTTCGCCGGTATTCGGTTCGAGGAGTATCCAGTTCGTTAACGGTCCGGAGGCCAGAGAGAGACGCCGAAAGTACGACATGTATCTCAGAAAAGACGCTGTGCATTCACACTTTTATACGTTCAAGCAG ATAGCTGACGAGACCACGTGTCAGCTCGGCGCATTGGAGGACCCAGACCACGTGACCATTTACGACGTGGCGTTCCAGATGGCGTGCCGGGCGGTAGGCGTGGCGCTGTTCGAAGAGTACTTCAGCCATGATGACAACATACTCACCTTTAAAGCTCTCTATGAACAA TTCTGGCCAGTTTTGGAAAAGAACTTTACATCCGGGCTACCTGAGGAAGGAATGGACGAAAGTGAGCATTTCTATAGCA TTGTTCAGGACGTCCACCACATTGTCCGGAGCATGATTGAAGATCACGTAACCAGCGGCACTGACCGGAAGTTCATTGATGTCGTCATGGAATCGAATCTTGACCAGACTACAGTCTACGGCGACATTTTGGTGTATCTTGTCGGCGGCTTTCACAGTGTCAGCACAA CCCTGACCTGGTGCCTCTACCACGCGGCGCTCTACCCGCAAATGCAGACCCGGATACACGGCGAGCTCTCGCACGTGCTGGGACGCGCTCATATTCAACCAAGCGCACTTCCGGAACTGAA GTATCTAAGATGGTTTATCGACGAAACACTTCGCCTTCGATACGTTGCTCCCGTAGCAACACGACTGAGCGGCAATAACACGAAGATACAGGGATACCATGTGCCAGAACAA ACGCAGATTATTCATGCGTTAGGTGTCGTCATGAATTCAGAGACGTACTGGGAACATCCAGAACG GTTCAATCCGGAGAGATTCGATACGTCTGAAAATTCCGATAAGGCCAAACGGTCTCCGCTAGCTTTTTGTCCGTTCGGATTTGCGGGAAGGCGAATGTGTCCCGGAAAAGCGTTTTTCTACGACGAAGCATTGATATTTCTTGGCACCCTCATCAGAGCGTTCGAGTTTAGCCTGGCGCCTGAAACCCCAACAAATATGGCGATAACCGAGGGACTTCTGACTCGTCCGCGCGACAAAGTAGTTCTCAAAATCAAGAAACGAACATGTGAATAA